Below is a window of Dethiosulfovibrio peptidovorans DNA.
GTTCGTATCGTTCAGGTCCAGGCCGATCTGGGCGAAGCCGGTTCCGTGAGGCTTCAGGGAAGCGATGTCATGGCTTTTCTGTCCGCCTGGGCTGAAAGTGCCGTGGTCTGGCCCGAGCCCCGTCGTCGGGGGGCTCTCAGCCTCTATGGGGGTACCCCTCCGGTATTGGCTCATCACCCCGTATGGGTTTTCTGTCAGGTTACGGCCCGCTCCTGGCCTGGGGCACTGACTGAATCGCCGCTTTTGGGAGAGAGAGAGAAGGAACTGCTCCACGAGACTAATCTTCGGGGAGGTGAGCTGGATCATACTCACCTGCCTCTTTTGTCGGAACGGCGGGCCCAGCGAGAGGTCCTCTTCCGCCGCCTTTTGGCCTGCGGTGACCAAGCCGTGATCGTCTCCCGGCCGTCGGTGGATGCTTTTGGGCGTCCCCTTGCCGAGAGTGTCTTTCTCCATAGGGCCCTGGAGGACCGGTGGATCGTAAATAAAGGTGTCCAGGATCGTTCTTCCGGTCAGGTGCTCCCTCGGTGGACCGAGCCAGCGGTCTGCCCGGCGGAGATTCAGGAGCCGCCTGCGGGAATGGTCCGCCGGCGGCCGGATCGCATCATTCCCCAGACTCCTTTCAGGGCTGTCGTCGGAACCCTGCGCTTGAGCTCTCTGGACGAGTTTGGAGCCTGTCCCTTTCGATATCGCTGTTCTCAGGTATGGGGCCTTCGAGAGCCTGATCGTCCGGGATATAACCCGCTTCTGGCAGGAACGGCGCTCCATCGACTGTGGGAGGAGCTGTGGACCGCCTATCTTGCATGTCCGGGGGACGGTCTTGTTCAAAGGGTTCCCGAGCTGTGGGAGGTCGTCCTGGAGAGGTCGTACAGGAGTCTGCTGAAGGCCCCTGATCTGTCTCGTAGGCGAGATGCTCTGCTGGCTGACGTTATCGAGACCGTGCGTTTTGTGGAGGGACTTGAGGACAACGGACTTCGGGAACACCGAGTGGCGTCTTTTTGCGAAATGGCCCTGCCCGATCTGGTGATCGACGGCGTGACCTGTGCCGGGGTGGCTGACCGGGTGGACCTCATGGATGACGGTTCGGTGCTCCTGTGGGATTATAAGCTGAGATCCGCGACGGGGTATGGGCGATCCATGCAGCTGGCGGCCTACGGGCTTTCCCTGAACCTCGGTCGGGATCGGCTTCCCTTCTCGTTTTCCCGCGTTGGGGGGTATGGTTTTATCGGGCATCGTGACCACACGGTGGTGGGGGCCGCCCAGGGAGATCTGAAGTCCCTCGTTGGCCTGTCGCCCAAGAGCCGAGTTGATCCGGTTGAGCGAATCAACTCGGCCCGGGAGCTCGTTGAGGCCGCTGTTCGGGCCATGAACTCCGGTCTGTTTCCCCCCAACTACGACAACGATGGAACCTGTCGAGGATGTCCCTACGTGGGGTTGTGCAGGCGATCGGAGCTCCACGGCGGAAAAGAGGATGAGGAGGATGACGGCCATGACCGTTCATGACGGGGACCTGGCGGCGCTCAGGGAGATTCTCGAATCTGTGACCCTGCCGGCCCAGAGGAAGGCCGTCGTAGCTCAGGATCCATTGGTCGTGGTTGGGGCCGGGGCGGGGACGGGAAAGACCTGGACCCTCGCCTGGCGGTTTGTCTGGGCCGTTATTACGGGTCGTGCCAGGGTCCAGGAGATCCTTACCCTCACATTCACCGAGAAGGCTGCCACCGAGATGCAGGGGCGGATTCGCTCTCTCATGGAGTCTCTGTTGGGAATGACAGAACTGCCCCGGTCGATTGTCCCCCTTCTGAAAGACGGCCTGGAGCACCTGGACGAAGGGTATATCTCGACAATCCACGCTTTTGCCTCCCGAGTTATAGGGGAGTCCGGCCTCTCTCTGGACATGGATCCGGCCAGCCGGGTGGCCTCGTCCCCCGAGGAGGACATTTTCTGGGAACGGATGACCGACGTTTTAGACCGATTGGACTTCTTCTGGATTGGACAGATGCTGGCTGGCGACGAGAGAGCTTGGGCTCTGGACCTGATGAATCGACCGACCGTAGCCGATCTCTTGGGTGGATACAGTCCCAAGGCTGTGACCGAGTTCGCTCGAGGGCTTATGGGACTCTGCTCCAGTAGGGGAGAGGGACCCCATGACCTGGTGGAGTGGGCCGAGAATCTGGATGAACGCCACGAGGCCATCACCGCCGCCGTGCTCTCGACTGCCATTCAGGGATGGAGGGAGCTTCACGAGTTGTGGCTTGGCTCTGGGGGGATTTTGAGCGGTCTGACCCTGGATGGTACTCAGTTTGCTGGGAGACTGGCTCTTCTGCAAGATCGCTGGAGCGGCGACCTTGCAGAGGATCAATACGTGTCTTGTATCCAGGAACTTCGGGAGGCTATCAAAGGAGCGAGGGGCAAGCTGGCCGATGTCGTGGGGTGCCTGCTTCCCGAGGGGACGGTCAAGGCTCACCGGGAAAGGCTCCTGAAGCAGGCGTTTTTGGAGCGGCTGGCGACGGACGGCTGGTCTCCCGTCGAGATGGAGTCAACAGGGCTTCTCCTTGGCCTGACGGCCCTGTGTTGGTTTTGCTGGGAGAGACGCAAAGCTGACCGAAATCTTATGGCGTTCGACGATATGATTCTCCGGGCCGGGGAGGCGTTGGCGGCAAATCGGGACTACGTCCGTCGGTTCAAAGAGGTTTTGGTGGACGAGTTCCAGGACACTAACGGCCTTCAGGATCGGCTTATCCGATCGATTACCTCAGATGGTCAGGCGAAAGTGTTCCTGGTGGGGGACCTGAAGCAGTCTATCTATCGATTTCGCCACGCCGATCTCTCTCTGTTCGGTCGGTACATCGAAAGGGCGAAGAACGGGGAGGGGCGATATATCTCCCTGGACGTGAGCTTCAGGATGGCCGATGGGCTTCTTGAGGAGATCAACCGCCTGTTCGGTTCTATCTGGCGGCGAGGGTTGGGAGCCTCGCTGCCCCATGGGTACGAGCCTTTGAGGGCCCCAAAGGAGCAAACGTGGTACGGTGAACGACAGAACGTGACGGTTCCCGCCTGGGAGAGCGTTTTGTACGTTCCTTCTCAGGAGGAGGGGACGACGGCCGAGGAAAAGAGGCTTCGGGCTGCTTCGTTGCTGGCTGCTCGTCTGAGTGCCATGGTCGGGCTCCTTACCGTCTGGGACAAGGCCCGGGGTGAGATTCGCCCCGTTCAATGGGGGGATATTGCCGTTCTGGTACGAAGCCGAACCACGTTTCCCTCGATTCAAAAGGTCCTGGGCGAGTTCTGGGGGATCCCCCTTCACATGGAGAAGAACACCGGATACTACGCCAGGACCGAGGTGCGGGACTGTGTTGCCCTTCTGCGCTCCTTGGCCGACCCTGGGGATCATCTGGCCCTGGCTGGGTTTCTGTGCTCACCCTTCTCGGGAATTCCACTGCCTCAAGCCTTGGGTTTGCTGGAGGATTCGAGAAATTCCGATCTTCCCGATCTCCTGGCTCGTCGGTATCCCGATGTGGCGTGTTCTCTCGAGCGATGGCGGCGGACTGGACGCATTCTGGGCGCCTCCAGGGTGATGGAAGGCCTGATCTCTCAGGCTCCCCTTCTGGAGGGGATCGCCGAGTGGAAGCGCTCTGGAGTGGCCGCTAACCTCCGAAGGACCGTGGACATGCTGCGGGAATACGAGGCGTCCATGGGAGGAACCCTCTCCGGTGCCTCGTCGTGGCTGGGCGATGCTCTGAGACGACGAGCCAAGGGGGATGAGGCGGAGGCGGTAAGTGACGATAACGTGGTTCGGGTGATGACGGTCCACGCTGCCAAAGGACTTGAGTTCCCCGTCGTTGTCCTGGCTGGGTGCGACTCCGTGAGCCGCAATCGAGGCAGGACCGTTCAGCCCTCGGCCTATCTGGGAGCTGCCTTATCCAGGGATATGAGAGGAGAAGAGACCCTGGGTCGTCAGGTTCACGGCTTTCTGGAAGAACGGGCGGAGATGGAGGAGGCTCAGCGTCTCTTCTACGTTGCCTGCACCAGGGCACGGGACTGCCTCATACTAAATGGTGTCGACGACCCCGTCGAGGGATCCTGGTTATCCATGGTTGAGGAGCTGAATCGACCTCCAGCGGCAGAAATACCGGGGGGAGTGGGCCCTTGTAGGGACCGTCCTTCTCTTCCTGATCAAGGGCCGATTGTCGGGATGCCCGTAGCTGCCCGTGGGTTGGATCGGATCAGCGCAACGTCCTGGTCCCTCTATCGCTACTGTCCTTACGGATGGCGGCTTCGATTCCGTCAGGGAATTGAACTTGTCTGGGAACAGCCCGACGGCGACGGTGATGGAGGTCCCGACATGGGGAGCCTGGCACACTGGCTTTTGGCCCGGTGGGATTTTTCGGACGATGGTCTGGAGAGACTCATGGCCCTGAACCGATCTGCTCTGCCTTCGGAGCTTCAGCCCCTCTGGGGCGATGGAGCCAGCCGAAACGTGGTTCGAGACTGGTTGAGAGCCCTCACGACCAGTCGGGAGGGACAGGAGCTTCGTCCACTTTGGGAGAGTCGCTCTCTTAAAAGGGAGGTCCCCTTCCGGGTGAGCCTTCCAGGCGGTCCTCTGCTGGTGGGAGCCGTGGACGTCATGTGGCTGACCGATGGTGGCTGGGTCGTTCGAGATTACAAGAGTACCGCCGAGGGAGGAGCTCCCGAGGGGTTATACGAGGACCAGCTGCGTTTTTACGGTCTGGCCGTGTGGCTGGCCTCCGGACGGAATGTTGCCTCCATGGCTCTTTGGCATCTCAGGAACAAGTGTCGTCTGGATGTCGTGACCCTGGGTCCCTACAGGAGTTGGGATCATCTGTCCGAGACCGTGACTGTCGATGCTCTTGCTGCGGCCTCCGGTCCTTGGGAGCCTCGACTTGATCGGTGTGATCGGTGTCCCTTCGCCGGACAGTGTGATCGGGGGAGGAGATAGGACGATGGAAGGCCGCTATCTCTCTGGTGTATTTGGTATCGAATAAAAATAATTGCCTGTCTGTTTTTGAGGCGTAAGATGTTTTAGGTGTAAGGGGGTGGTGTTCATAGTTGACGTGTTGAAAAAATACTGGGGAAAGGCTGATGGTTTTTCATGGCATTCTCTGGTAGCTCATTCTTTAGATGTTGCGATGGTCGGGAAACGGTGGCTGGAACTGAGTTCATCCATGAGTCGGTGTGTGCTCTGCGGTTCTCAGGAGGCTGTTGAGTGGATTCTCTATTTTCTCTATCTTCACGATCTGGGCAAGGCTGATCTCCGTTTTCAGCTCAAAAGGAAGGATCTCATGAATCACATCTGGTCATACGACGAAATGATCGGTGTAGAAAAAGTCGTCCAAGATGGGCCATACTCTCACGGAGCTGCTGGTCTTCGTCTGTTCGATAATGATCGAAAGATGGGAGATTTTGCCGATTCCCTTCATTCCTGGATGAAGGCTGTTTGTGCTCATCATGGTGCTATGCCGGAGGAAAGGGTTCGGGTTGCACGGTATGGCACTCCTGAATGGGAGGAGCGTGATTGTTGTGCTCGTTCCCAGATGATAACCTTGGGGAAGGATCTCTTTTTAGACGGTATCTCTTCGGATTTTCCTCCTGAAAAAGAGCCACCAGATACCCTGTATGGCTTTTGTTCCGTCTGTGATTGGATTGGCTCCAATAGCCTGTGGTTCCCCCATGATCATGACAACCTGGACGAGCCGTCAGTCGGCGGTATTGAGAACTATATGGGGGACCGACTAAACAGAGCAGAGTATGCTTTGAGAGAATGTGGTTTGATCAGTATGAAATCAGGCATCCACGGTATGGCCGGACTGTATCATGATTGGACTCCAAGAGGGATCCAGACGTTTCAGGTATCGCCGCCAGAGGCATCGGCTCCTTTATTAGCCGTTATGGAAGCTCCGACCGGTTCAGGTAAGACTGAGGCCGCTTTGAGTTTGGCTTCTCAGTGGTTGGCTGAGGATCGAGCCGATTCAATTATTTTTGCTCTCCCAACTCAGGCCACGGCCAACGCGATGTTCGATCGGCTTCAACGTGTAGCGACACGCCTTTTTCCAGAGTCTCCAAACGTGATTTTGGCGCATGGGAGATCACGTTTTAATCGTGGTTTCCAGGGCCTTGTTGATCGAGGAGCGAACAGACGCTCATCAGACGATGGTTTGGCTCAGTGTTCTCGATGGCTGGCTTCCGGTAAAAAAAAGGCGCTGCTCGGACAGGTGGGAATTTGCACGTTGGATCAGGTTCTCTTGAGCGTGCTCCCCGTGAGGCATGGATTTGTTCGCTCTTTGGGTATCGCCCGAAGTGTGCTGATCGTTGATGAAGTTCATGCGTACGACAGCTACATGAACGGCCTTATGGACGAGGTCTTGAGCGCTCAGAGAAAGGCTGGGGGGTGCGTCATTTTGCTCTCGGCTACTTTACAGTCCCAGAGGTTACAAAGCCTGATCCGTCTTTGGAACGGCGGAGACGTGCACTTTTCTGCTTCGGCACCCTACCCGCTGGTGACATTTGCCCAGTCGACTTCCACGTATTACCTTGAGCCCGATGACCGACCTCCCAAAAAGACTGTGCGGGTTGAAACCGTCTCGTCTGCTGATGCTCTACCCGATCAAGCTATTCTCGAACGTATCTGTCAGGAAGCTAAAGGCGGCAAGGTCGTGGCCGTGATATGCAATGTAGTTGATCATGCCCAAAAAATATGGGGCCAAATTAAGAGGATGGTTCCAGAGTCCGTTTTGCTTGACATCTTTCATGCTCGATATGCTTTTGAGGATCGTGCATCTATCGAATCCCATGTTATGCGGCGGTATGGCCCTGAACGAGAGGCTGCTCAGGGGGCTATCCTAGTGGCTACGCAAGTTGTCGAGCAGAGCCTGGATCTGGACTTTGATCTTATGATTACCCAGCTATCTCCTGTAGATCTTCTCTTTCAGCGTATTGGCCGGCTCCATCGCCACGAGAAACTGCACCAGGGAGACGAGCTTCCCTCGGTTATCGTTCTCGCTCCTGAAGGTGATGAGTTTGGTCTCCACGGGGTGGTATATAAAAACGATGCATTGCTGTGGCGGACGAGAGCTTTGTTGCAAAATGTTTCGTCTATCACGTTTCCCGATGCGTACAGAACGTGGATTGAGGCCGTGTACGGTGATGGTCTTAGCGGAGAGCCAAAAGATATTACCCGGGAACATGAAGAATGGCAGCTTGATCAGGAGGGACGTTCGTTGGCAGCTCACGGAATCGCACAATCGGCGGTGGACCTGTCCGATACCGATCCAAGGGTTGCTTTGATGACCAGAGATGGAGAGATGGCTGTCACTGTCCTGCCCTATGATGGGAAGACCGATACTCTGTTGGATAAAGAGAGAACTCCACTGGCAAGCGTAGCCGAAAATCCCTCCTCTTTTGAAGTCGTGCACCTTCAGACGATATCAGTCCCGTCTGGGTGGGGGAAACTTTTGAACGGTCTTAAGAAAGAAGAGGGGATTTTCTTCTTACCTGTGGTTTACGGCGAAGAAGGGTGGAGTGTCGATAGCCCTATGAGCTTACGCTACACGGCTGAGGCCGGTCTTGAAAGGGTGTGAGTGCAGTTATGAATTTGTTGAGAGATCGATGGATCCCCGTCACCGATGGTGTAGACGTCTCTCAAATTTCCCTTGAGGAACTTCTTTGCACCGATCGAAGCTACAGGGTTTCTCACCGAAGGGACGATATGGAGATGGCGGCGCTGCAGCTTGTTATCTGTCTGACTCAGACAATCTTGACTCCAAAAGACGACGATGAGTTGATCGAACGTTTGATGACCCCTATGGAGAAAAATGTGTATCGTCTGGCCGCCGACGAAAAGGCGGACTGGTTTGACCTGGAGCACGAGCGAACTCCCTTTATGCAGGACAGAAGAGTTCTGGACTACATGAAAGGTAAAAATAAGAGCCTGGATGACGAGAAGACTGGCATCGCAAAACTCTTTCCCGGCCTTCCTGAAGGTAAGGGGTCTGGGTGTCTCTTCAACGGGACGGACGACATTCGATGCCTGTGTCCTTCCTGTGTCGCTTTGGCTCTCTTTAACCAGGCGACGGGAGCACCCTCTTTTGGGGGTGGCTTTAAAGACCCGCTGAGAAAAGCTACCCCTATAACGACGCTGGTGTACGATAACGATATAAGACGGATGATATGGAAGAACGTCCTACCAGAAGACTTTATTTCAAAACGCTTCCCTGATCCTTCGAAGAGTTCAAACATCCCAAACTGGGTGGAACAAGTTCAGGAGAAGGCTAGGATCTATACAGCCCAGATCGGTTTTATTCGTGGCTTGTTCTGGCAACCTGCCAGCGTTTTTGTCGAGTGGTCGGATGGGGTGAATCGATGTGATGGATGTGGCTGTACTTCGGAGCGTATGGCTTTGTCGTTTTGGAAGAGAAAATTCACGTATGATTTGGATGGAGATACATGGCCCCATCCCCATGGCGCAAGGCGCCTGAACAACAAAGGAGAGTTTGTCTCCGTTACATTTAGTGGAACAATTCCTTTATGGGCTCGTTTCTCCGATATTTTCCGTCTGGACAGTGAGGATCATCAGCCTGCGTTTGTTCTGGAACACTACAGAGATATTGTCCCGGGGAAAAGGCTGACGCTCAGCGTAGGCGGCTACTCCAATAAACAGGCCTCAATCCTTGAGAGACACCACCACACAATATCCGTTGGAGCTGGATGGCCCGATCATATCGACGATATCGATGCCCGTGTGGCTATGGGGCTTGAGTACGGTGATGTCTTGGAGAAAAAAGCATTTGGCTTCGGTAAGAATATCTCTGGAGAGGGCGGAGGACTCAAGCAACAGGCCAGGATGGCGTTTTTTCAGAGAACAGAGGCGCTTATGCATGCAGCGTTGCAGAGAACTGAGTGGGATCAGGAGGTCGAATTTCGCCGTGATGTAGCACAAAAGTTGAAAATGATCTGTGAAGACGTCATGGAGGAGATCGCTCGCCCCTATACAAACAGCCCTCAAGGTATAAGGGCGTATGTCACCGCCAAAAGGACATTGCGTGCGACTTTGGATAAACTAGGTGCTTCTTTCGTGCCAAACTGAGAAAAAGAACGAGAAAGGAGGACGTTAATTTGAATAGAGCGCATGATTTTGCAGCTATAAAACTCGATTTTGAGACTTTTTCTCCGGGAGAAAAGGCCGACATTCGTCGAACAGCGCTTCCCGAAGATCTCCGGGTTCGAGGGGCCTTCTACCGTCTTTTGCCAGAGGGGGAGCGTCCGACGCCTCAGTGGCAGAGGGTGATCTTTTTCCTCCCCTGGGCGGAACACGATCCCGATGCGCCACCTTTAGGAGCTCAACTTGCGACTTCGGAGAAGAGTATCTCCGAAATTCGTATTTTTCAGCTTTTGCGTTCTGAAAATCCCCAAGATCTTCTGCATCTTAGGCGGCTATTACAACACATAAAAACGACTCTTGATTGGGGAGCTTTCGGTGAACGACTCTGGTTTTGGGGAGAATCTGTCAAGAGCCGTATCGTTGAGGAGTATTTTAGTTTTTCTCGCAGCAAAAAATAAATCGTCATATTGAAGGAGGCCTTTTTGATGGAAAACAGGTATCTGAACCTTCACGTACTCATCTCTCACAGCCCGTCGTGTCTCAACAGAGACGACATGAACATGCAAAAGTCGGCCCGGTTTGGCGGAGTTCGTCGAGTGCGCGTCTCCAGCCAGTGTCTGAAACGAGCCATTCGGAAAAGTGATCGGTATGGGGAGTTGATGGGAGAGTCGTCCACGAGGACACGATCGGACGAGGCTCTTCTTAAGCACTTGCGCAATCTCTTGCGGTTTGAAAGTTTCTCTGATGATGAGCTTAATTTGGTGATCAAAAGGTCGGGCATGCAAAATAATGTTGTGACACCGTGGATGATGGATGAAATAGAGACAATCGTTAAGGCGATTCACTCTGTCTGCCTTGAAAAGGGGATCACCGCAGTGGATTTGGGAGAGGTGGTCGAGAAGGCCTCT
It encodes the following:
- the casB gene encoding type I-E CRISPR-associated protein Cse2/CasB; translation: MRKRTRKEDVNLNRAHDFAAIKLDFETFSPGEKADIRRTALPEDLRVRGAFYRLLPEGERPTPQWQRVIFFLPWAEHDPDAPPLGAQLATSEKSISEIRIFQLLRSENPQDLLHLRRLLQHIKTTLDWGAFGERLWFWGESVKSRIVEEYFSFSRSKK
- the casA gene encoding type I-E CRISPR-associated protein Cse1/CasA; this encodes MNLLRDRWIPVTDGVDVSQISLEELLCTDRSYRVSHRRDDMEMAALQLVICLTQTILTPKDDDELIERLMTPMEKNVYRLAADEKADWFDLEHERTPFMQDRRVLDYMKGKNKSLDDEKTGIAKLFPGLPEGKGSGCLFNGTDDIRCLCPSCVALALFNQATGAPSFGGGFKDPLRKATPITTLVYDNDIRRMIWKNVLPEDFISKRFPDPSKSSNIPNWVEQVQEKARIYTAQIGFIRGLFWQPASVFVEWSDGVNRCDGCGCTSERMALSFWKRKFTYDLDGDTWPHPHGARRLNNKGEFVSVTFSGTIPLWARFSDIFRLDSEDHQPAFVLEHYRDIVPGKRLTLSVGGYSNKQASILERHHHTISVGAGWPDHIDDIDARVAMGLEYGDVLEKKAFGFGKNISGEGGGLKQQARMAFFQRTEALMHAALQRTEWDQEVEFRRDVAQKLKMICEDVMEEIARPYTNSPQGIRAYVTAKRTLRATLDKLGASFVPN